From a region of the Lactuca sativa cultivar Salinas chromosome 4, Lsat_Salinas_v11, whole genome shotgun sequence genome:
- the LOC111877158 gene encoding probable 2-oxoglutarate-dependent dioxygenase AOP1 — MHKLPTIDFTNKRNLHPGSTSWLTTSIEATRALEQYGCFIAEYDQVPLNLNNAVFQALQDLFDLPIETKVQNKSTKPLYGYVGQIPFIPLYESMGFDYSNTLDGVRSFTDVMWPHGNEAFGATLLAYNGLVAKLEEMVTRMVFESYGVEKHLDAHRNMVTYLCRGMKYRRPEKNETNMGFVAHTDKDFITVLHQNQVDGLEVKARDGEWFTVELLPTSYIVMSGDAAMAWSNERLYSPYHRVTMNGNASRYSIAQFSFLEGIIETPEEFVDEEHPLQFKPFDHLKYLDFYNKEENRKLECAIRTYCGV, encoded by the exons ATGCATAAACTTCCTACTATCGACTTCACCAACAAGAGAAACTTGCACCCTGGTTCAACCTCATGGCTCACCACTTCCATTGAAGCAACTCGAGCCCTCGAACAGTACGGATGTTTCATAGCAGAATACGACCAAGTACCACTCAACCTCAACAACGCCGTCTTCCAAGCATTACAAGACTTGTTTGATCTCCCAATCGAAACCAAAGTACAAAACAAGTCCACAAAGCCCTTGTACGGCTATGTCGGCCAAATCCCTTTCATTCCACTCTACGAAAGCATGGGGTTTGATTACTCCAACACCCTTGATGGCGTTCGTAGTTTCACAGATGTCATGTGGCCCCATGGAAACGAAGCTTTTGG GGCAACACTACTAGCATACAACGGGCTAGTAGCAaagttggaagaaatggtgaCGAGAATGGTGTTTGAAAGCTATGGCGTGGAGAAGCACTTGGATGCTCATAGGAACATGGTGACATACCTTTGTAGGGGCATGAAGTACAGAAGACCAGAGAAGAACGAAACTAACATGGGGTTCGTTGCTCATACGGATAAAGATTTCATCACTGTTCTGCATCAAAATCAAGTTGATGGTTTAGAGGTCAAAGCGAGGGATGGCGAATGGTTCACAGTTGAGCTCTTGCCAACCTCATACATAGTCATGTCGGGTGATGCAGCCATG GCTTGGAGCAACGAAAGATTGTATTCACCTTATCATCGAGTTACTATGAATGGAAATGCAAGTAGATATTCGATAGCCCAGTTTTCGTTTCTGGAAGGGATCATAGAAACACCAGAAGAATTTGTGGACGAAGAGCACCCGTTACAGTTTAAGCCATTTGATCATCTGAAATACCTTGATTTCTATAACAAGGAGGAAAACCGAAAACTTGAATGTGCCATAAGAACCTACTGTGGAGTGTGA